From the Candidatus Poribacteria bacterium genome, one window contains:
- a CDS encoding DUF1553 domain-containing protein codes for MDGNRKDSPPVVKLPTPEQESELAAFDEQIAELDAQTKAPILEIDATQIAWENRIPRWTTLKPASLYSKGGATLEVLEDNSILASGTNPEQEIYEVIAELPPGNQWSAVRLEGLTHESLPKSGVGRSDNSNVVLTDFALFIAPSVDDSEAPVEPETTDTEVNAETQAETGSTVDAETEAQAENTTAVESNTEVQTDGESAGEAWAEAENETESTSPDDPWTPIQVVHAWADHEQAFGKNNLDGVVANAIDDKPETGWALDRRRENRQAIFLVAAPFGMEGGRLKIRLKHEYDLRHKQLGRFRLALTDATTIYPIGSKITLGDWHAAGPFTAEHGNLAFYKVYEPETKDVKTGDTFEVNGKTIKWEKQTHWVDEQVHNDIVGENSATYLFRNITSVTQQKALLYIGSNDALKVWMNGTELLAKNVQRDAAADQEQVQVNLKPGNNTLLLKVVNYSGPSGFYFRMESASPMVPADIVDIAGTPRGERETAQTEQIRDYYRKNITLDKTVNENAKRAFTDLKTLFADLSEVQGKRNTLDASLTTTLVMQEREEPRGAYVLTRGEYQHRAEQVYPQTPSVLPAMPEDIAPNRLGFAKWLLSPEHPLTSRVTINRFWQNVFGMGIVETSEDFGTQGKPPVHPELLDWLATEFITSGWDVQGMLKLMLTSATYRQSAQVTPEKLERDADNALLSRSPRYRLDAETVRDNALALSGLLYTKIGGPSVKPPQPDGLWKAVGFTGSNTDTFVKDAGADKVYRRSLYTFWKRTAPPPQMNILDAPSREACTIRRERTNTPMQALMLMNDPQFFEAARAFAERTIKEGGETQEARIAYIFEAATARLPNLKEKSLLLETFQAHYEELEANPEAAKELIAVGESPPDETLDAVEIAAWTMIANLILNLDEVLNKG; via the coding sequence ATGGACGGCAATCGCAAGGACTCTCCCCCCGTTGTGAAGTTGCCGACTCCGGAGCAGGAATCCGAACTCGCCGCGTTTGATGAGCAGATTGCCGAACTGGATGCGCAGACGAAAGCACCTATCCTTGAAATAGATGCGACGCAAATCGCTTGGGAAAATAGGATACCGCGCTGGACAACGCTGAAACCGGCCTCGCTCTACTCAAAAGGCGGCGCAACTCTTGAAGTTTTAGAGGATAACTCTATCTTAGCCAGCGGCACCAATCCTGAGCAGGAAATCTACGAGGTCATTGCGGAACTGCCACCCGGAAACCAATGGAGTGCCGTTCGTTTAGAAGGTCTCACACATGAGTCTTTACCAAAAAGCGGGGTCGGTAGAAGTGATAACAGCAACGTTGTCTTGACCGACTTTGCGCTCTTCATCGCTCCATCCGTAGACGATAGCGAGGCACCCGTCGAACCGGAAACCACCGATACCGAGGTTAATGCTGAAACGCAAGCAGAGACCGGAAGCACCGTCGATGCTGAAACTGAAGCACAAGCAGAAAATACGACTGCCGTTGAGAGCAACACCGAAGTGCAAACGGACGGCGAATCCGCAGGCGAAGCGTGGGCAGAAGCAGAAAACGAAACTGAAAGCACCAGTCCCGATGACCCATGGACACCCATCCAAGTTGTGCATGCATGGGCAGACCACGAGCAAGCATTCGGGAAAAACAATCTCGACGGTGTTGTTGCAAATGCGATTGACGATAAACCGGAAACCGGATGGGCACTCGACAGAAGGCGCGAAAATCGGCAAGCCATTTTTCTCGTCGCTGCTCCGTTTGGAATGGAAGGTGGTCGATTGAAAATCCGCCTCAAACACGAATATGACTTGCGGCATAAGCAGCTTGGGCGATTCCGCCTCGCGCTTACAGATGCCACAACGATTTATCCTATCGGTTCCAAAATCACTTTAGGCGACTGGCACGCCGCTGGTCCCTTCACTGCCGAACACGGCAACCTTGCTTTTTACAAAGTCTACGAACCTGAAACGAAAGATGTCAAGACAGGCGATACATTTGAGGTGAATGGAAAAACGATCAAATGGGAAAAGCAGACGCATTGGGTCGACGAACAGGTGCATAACGACATCGTTGGTGAAAACAGTGCCACTTATCTTTTCCGAAACATCACCTCTGTTACACAACAGAAAGCACTCCTGTACATTGGGAGCAACGATGCGCTGAAGGTTTGGATGAACGGCACGGAACTCCTCGCCAAAAACGTTCAGCGGGATGCCGCCGCCGACCAAGAACAGGTGCAGGTCAATCTCAAGCCGGGTAACAATACGCTACTCCTGAAAGTCGTTAATTATTCGGGTCCCTCTGGTTTTTACTTCCGTATGGAAAGTGCGTCTCCGATGGTGCCAGCAGACATTGTCGATATCGCGGGGACACCTCGTGGCGAACGTGAAACTGCACAGACGGAACAGATCCGAGATTACTATCGGAAGAACATCACGTTAGATAAAACCGTCAACGAAAATGCTAAGCGCGCCTTCACGGATCTGAAAACGCTTTTTGCTGACTTATCGGAAGTTCAAGGAAAACGGAACACACTCGACGCATCACTCACGACGACCTTGGTCATGCAAGAGCGAGAGGAACCGAGAGGTGCATACGTCTTAACACGCGGAGAATACCAGCACCGAGCGGAACAGGTGTATCCGCAAACACCATCAGTGTTACCAGCGATGCCAGAAGATATAGCACCGAACCGTCTCGGCTTTGCGAAATGGCTGCTTTCACCGGAGCATCCGCTCACTTCCCGTGTCACGATTAATCGATTCTGGCAAAACGTCTTCGGGATGGGGATTGTGGAAACATCAGAAGATTTCGGGACACAAGGGAAACCGCCGGTGCATCCGGAACTTCTCGACTGGCTCGCGACTGAATTCATCACGTCTGGATGGGATGTGCAAGGCATGCTCAAATTGATGCTCACTTCGGCAACATACCGGCAGAGTGCACAGGTCACGCCCGAAAAATTGGAACGCGATGCGGATAACGCACTCCTCTCGCGAAGTCCAAGGTACCGACTTGATGCCGAAACCGTTCGAGATAACGCGCTCGCCCTCAGTGGCTTGCTGTATACTAAAATTGGCGGTCCGAGTGTTAAACCACCACAACCGGATGGACTCTGGAAAGCCGTCGGATTCACCGGATCTAATACGGACACATTTGTTAAAGATGCCGGTGCTGATAAGGTATACCGTCGGAGTCTCTATACATTCTGGAAACGGACCGCACCACCGCCACAGATGAACATCCTCGATGCTCCTTCGCGTGAAGCCTGTACAATCCGCCGTGAACGCACGAACACACCGATGCAGGCGTTAATGCTGATGAACGACCCGCAGTTCTTTGAAGCAGCGCGCGCGTTCGCGGAACGCACCATCAAGGAGGGAGGCGAAACACAGGAAGCACGTATCGCCTATATCTTTGAGGCGGCAACAGCTCGCCTTCCGAACCTGAAGGAGAAATCACTGCTGTTGGAGACGTTCCAAGCCCACTATGAGGAGTTGGAGGCGAACCCGGAAGCAGCGAAAGAACTGATTGCTGTTGGTGAATCGCCACCTGATGAAACCTTAGATGCAGTCGAAATTGCTGCATGGACAATGATTGCAAACCTGATTCTCAACCTGGACGAAGTCCTGAACAAAGGGTAG
- a CDS encoding DUF1501 domain-containing protein, which produces MDPIKEYLKLETRRQFFGKCASGLGGAALATLLPNAIVNALETSGSPLVTGEGAKPRFGGLPELPHFAPKAKRAIYLFMSGAPSQLDLYDYKPNMGKWFDTDLPESVRMGQRLTTMTSGQDKFPIAPSIFEFKKHDNGGDGVWISELLPHTGSVAKDLAIIKTVHTEAINHDPAITFFCTGDESPGKPSLGAWLSYGLGSENENLPAFIVMNATWSGPKGAQALYNRLWGSGFLPSEHQGVLLRSQGDPVLFLSNPEGVNEKTRKQMLDTLVELNKELYEEIGDPETHARISQYEMAFRMQTSVPELTDLSQEPDHVLELYGPEVKTPGTFANCCILARRMMERDVRLAQVFHRGWDQHGELPKNIRNQARDIDQPSAGLIKDLKQRGMLDETLVVWGGEFGRTVYCQGTLTPDNYGRDHHPKCFTRWMAGGGIKGGVVLGKTDDFSYNIVRDPVHVRDINATILHQLGIDHERLTFKFQGLDHRLTGVEEKARIVNQILA; this is translated from the coding sequence ATGGACCCAATTAAGGAATATTTGAAGCTTGAAACCCGTCGCCAATTCTTTGGTAAATGTGCGTCAGGCCTCGGTGGTGCAGCACTCGCGACGCTGCTACCGAATGCCATTGTCAACGCGCTCGAAACGTCGGGGTCCCCGCTCGTTACTGGGGAGGGGGCGAAACCGAGATTTGGAGGTTTACCAGAGTTACCACACTTTGCTCCGAAAGCAAAACGCGCCATTTACCTATTCATGTCCGGTGCACCGTCCCAACTGGATCTCTACGACTATAAACCGAATATGGGGAAATGGTTCGATACGGATCTCCCAGAATCCGTCCGGATGGGTCAACGCCTCACAACGATGACCTCAGGGCAGGATAAATTCCCGATCGCACCGTCTATATTTGAATTCAAGAAGCATGATAACGGTGGTGACGGTGTATGGATTAGCGAACTGCTACCACATACCGGATCGGTGGCGAAAGACCTTGCAATTATCAAGACGGTACACACCGAGGCGATTAACCACGATCCCGCTATCACCTTCTTCTGTACCGGTGATGAAAGCCCCGGCAAACCGAGTCTTGGGGCATGGTTGAGTTATGGACTTGGTAGTGAAAACGAAAACTTGCCTGCGTTTATCGTGATGAACGCGACATGGAGCGGTCCAAAGGGAGCACAAGCACTTTATAATCGACTGTGGGGATCCGGTTTCCTCCCATCGGAACACCAAGGCGTGCTACTTCGGAGTCAAGGCGACCCCGTTCTGTTCCTTTCAAATCCGGAAGGTGTCAATGAAAAGACGAGAAAACAGATGTTAGATACCCTTGTTGAACTCAACAAGGAACTCTACGAAGAAATCGGTGATCCCGAGACGCATGCCCGTATCTCACAATACGAAATGGCGTTTCGTATGCAGACGAGTGTGCCTGAACTGACGGATTTGTCTCAGGAGCCCGATCACGTCTTAGAATTGTATGGACCTGAGGTGAAAACCCCGGGGACATTTGCCAACTGCTGTATCCTCGCCCGTCGGATGATGGAGCGCGATGTCCGTCTCGCTCAAGTCTTCCACCGAGGTTGGGATCAACACGGGGAGCTGCCCAAGAACATCCGCAATCAAGCTCGCGATATTGACCAGCCCTCGGCTGGACTCATCAAAGACTTAAAACAGCGCGGGATGCTCGATGAAACCTTAGTCGTCTGGGGCGGTGAATTTGGACGAACCGTCTACTGTCAAGGCACCCTCACGCCGGATAACTATGGACGTGACCATCATCCGAAATGCTTTACGCGCTGGATGGCTGGCGGCGGTATCAAAGGCGGTGTCGTCCTTGGCAAAACCGATGACTTCAGTTACAATATCGTCCGTGACCCTGTCCACGTTCGCGATATAAATGCTACGATTCTCCACCAACTCGGTATTGATCACGAGCGGTTAACCTTCAAGTTCCAAGGGCTTGACCATCGATTAACAGGCGTTGAGGAGAAGGCGCGTATTGTCAATCAGATTCTGGCATAA
- a CDS encoding Gfo/Idh/MocA family oxidoreductase: MKKLKAVVVGAGWSAEGHTKAFQHYGVEVLAICARKIEVVQKVASRLGVAEASIDWRKSLLKHKPDIVALTTPAILRTEVIELAVDLGCHIISEKPLALTSEEAGHIYNLIKDTGLKHGFAATHLYDPSVAYMRQLLTQEKVIGALKEIDIGYNRRITNGSSSETVKPWNWMNSLAHGGGVLNNGLTHQLGMLERMTGMKVVSTTGEARTIIREAPVVPEIRDFRVWVRKKLTVEEAAKFEWQVCDAEDNFSALFWMAPAPIKASESSRKILVTLRTHPGVPTHTPIGGWYFYGSNGTLVGQGRHILSPILLYNMDSETALKNIDDTVEELAVPKQLTDALPRIGDDIQNKWVALVRDFLADIENRPHEPYLTFQDGWRYQIAIDAIRTSKGWTQIPC, translated from the coding sequence ATGAAAAAATTAAAAGCAGTTGTTGTTGGTGCTGGCTGGTCAGCCGAAGGGCACACGAAAGCGTTTCAACACTACGGTGTTGAAGTGCTGGCAATTTGTGCCCGAAAAATAGAGGTCGTGCAAAAAGTCGCCTCTCGATTAGGTGTCGCTGAGGCTTCAATCGATTGGCGTAAAAGCCTGTTGAAGCACAAACCGGATATCGTTGCCCTCACAACACCCGCGATCCTGCGGACCGAGGTTATCGAATTAGCAGTGGACCTCGGATGCCATATCATCAGCGAAAAACCGTTAGCACTCACCTCGGAAGAAGCAGGACACATCTACAATCTCATCAAAGACACAGGACTGAAGCACGGCTTCGCTGCAACACACCTGTATGATCCGAGTGTCGCTTATATGCGTCAGCTGCTAACGCAGGAAAAAGTCATCGGTGCGTTAAAAGAAATTGACATTGGATATAACCGTCGGATTACAAACGGGTCCTCCTCCGAGACGGTAAAACCGTGGAATTGGATGAACTCATTAGCACACGGCGGTGGTGTCCTGAACAATGGACTCACGCATCAACTCGGTATGCTGGAACGGATGACCGGCATGAAAGTCGTCTCCACCACAGGCGAAGCGAGAACCATCATCAGAGAAGCCCCGGTTGTGCCGGAAATTCGCGACTTTCGCGTGTGGGTCCGTAAAAAACTCACGGTTGAAGAGGCAGCTAAATTTGAGTGGCAGGTATGCGATGCAGAGGACAATTTCTCGGCACTTTTCTGGATGGCACCCGCCCCTATCAAGGCATCGGAGTCTTCACGGAAAATCTTGGTGACCCTGCGGACGCATCCGGGCGTGCCAACGCATACGCCTATCGGCGGTTGGTATTTCTACGGCAGTAATGGGACGCTTGTCGGGCAAGGCAGACATATTTTATCGCCGATTCTGCTGTATAATATGGACTCGGAAACTGCGCTGAAAAATATTGACGATACAGTCGAAGAATTGGCCGTGCCGAAGCAACTCACCGATGCGCTACCACGGATCGGTGACGATATCCAAAATAAATGGGTTGCGCTTGTTCGAGACTTTCTCGCGGATATTGAGAACCGTCCACACGAACCGTATCTGACCTTTCAAGATGGCTGGCGTTATCAAATCGCCATTGATGCAATCCGGACAAGCAAGGGATGGACACAGATCCCTTGCTAA
- a CDS encoding AAA family ATPase, translating to MPKLFVKNFINIREAEIDMDKTLVVFIGETASGKSVLAKLIYLFQELIRDFRQHIRHINSYPPEHLKTPGQELSTVFRTQIARKFREFFGDATGFPKLNSSQQETGMEERKGGREVPHPSSHPSFQPNADSRFEIIYHYTDESAIRLTLTDEKSLHIELPAVMDDVEDLCYNLLEKLKSVDIKQPDSAATESDSPKETGASSEGNRDINKNTDQFHYILNMAIGMSEITEKLAGKHRDSLFIPADRNIAANYPDALKRIFYGGIKSDLHTRAATRSRANLHLIARFLEKNEEFLDTFSTQNFRNLFDERLEEESKEVDKPIMEFLLKKISLILNGEYETIDKISQSRLFSHPTGENTTFLENASTGQQNLIRILQDAFMSMLYNEMIFRVIEEPEAHLHPTTQKHLMHIIALMRNHIDSQIVITTHSPYFLTVLKNLLTAGRRSKKNPKAAAEMEARVPKLCWLVPEDVEVYHLRDGRSHPIVQPKRKSILQNPLADLLSDI from the coding sequence ATGCCTAAACTATTTGTCAAAAATTTCATAAATATCCGCGAAGCAGAAATCGATATGGATAAAACCTTGGTAGTTTTCATCGGCGAAACCGCCAGTGGGAAAAGTGTCCTCGCAAAACTGATCTACCTTTTTCAAGAGTTAATCCGCGACTTTCGCCAACACATCAGACACATTAATTCCTATCCACCAGAACACTTGAAAACACCAGGACAAGAATTGTCGACGGTATTTCGCACACAAATCGCCCGTAAATTCCGTGAGTTTTTTGGCGATGCCACAGGATTTCCAAAACTGAATAGTAGTCAGCAAGAGACTGGAATGGAAGAAAGGAAGGGTGGAAGAGAGGTGCCCCATCCTTCCAGCCATCCGTCCTTCCAGCCAAATGCCGATAGCCGCTTTGAAATCATTTACCATTATACAGATGAAAGTGCCATCAGACTGACGTTAACGGATGAGAAATCGCTCCATATCGAATTACCCGCTGTTATGGACGATGTTGAAGACCTCTGTTACAACTTATTAGAGAAGCTAAAAAGCGTTGACATAAAACAGCCCGACAGTGCGGCAACGGAATCTGACTCCCCGAAAGAAACAGGTGCATCCTCAGAAGGTAACCGTGATATCAATAAAAATACCGATCAATTCCATTATATTTTGAATATGGCGATCGGAATGAGTGAGATCACGGAGAAATTAGCCGGTAAACATCGTGACAGTCTCTTCATCCCTGCAGATAGGAATATTGCTGCCAACTACCCAGATGCCCTTAAAAGAATCTTCTATGGTGGCATAAAAAGCGACCTCCATACGCGCGCTGCAACCCGTTCACGTGCCAATCTCCATCTCATCGCACGCTTTTTGGAGAAAAATGAAGAATTCCTTGATACCTTTAGCACACAGAACTTTCGGAACCTTTTTGACGAAAGACTTGAGGAAGAATCAAAAGAAGTCGATAAACCGATAATGGAATTCCTACTCAAGAAAATTTCCCTCATTTTAAACGGCGAATACGAAACAATAGACAAAATTTCTCAATCCCGACTCTTTTCGCACCCAACCGGTGAGAACACAACGTTTTTAGAAAACGCATCAACCGGGCAGCAAAATCTCATTCGCATCCTACAAGACGCCTTCATGAGTATGCTTTACAATGAAATGATTTTTCGCGTGATTGAGGAACCTGAAGCACACCTGCATCCAACAACCCAGAAACACCTCATGCATATCATCGCCCTGATGCGAAATCACATTGATAGCCAGATCGTTATAACAACCCATAGTCCGTATTTTTTGACGGTGCTTAAAAACCTCCTAACCGCCGGGCGACGGTCAAAGAAAAATCCGAAAGCTGCTGCTGAAATGGAGGCGCGTGTCCCGAAGTTATGTTGGTTAGTGCCTGAAGATGTAGAAGTTTATCATCTTAGAGATGGAAGAAGCCATCCTATTGTCCAACCGAAAAGGAAGTCGATTCTTCAGAATCCACTTGCTGACCTTCTCTCAGATATTTAA
- a CDS encoding pentapeptide repeat-containing protein: protein MYEKHGETIKAQTFLDALQSDAVSVTFTNCTIEGVVDPFSIELKRDENDRILLNKKLSCIGCTFKSIVNFRTVVFQQEVDFRRTLFEADIDFDEAILHGPCAFREAIFQRRADFHSAIFHRSASFWRARFYSVADFHRVQFRENAVFHEANFLTEVNFRRVLFHGILDCTGTWFPETTAFNNATFIGTANFTTAQFVSVAAFGDVKYIQDTLFHAVKAKLSRKQHCPTEFYLDSRHIDEVSSPFFKRYVADQQFIRAFNQENSILAKLWRWSSDYGRSLVLWAFWSLFFAFLFALAYMPLPTWLPPWMQNWTPRFHQSTGAYSGEPLTFWNCFYFSIVTFTTLGFGDIVADNPAARLFVTLEVIFGYMMLGGLISIFSNKLASRS from the coding sequence ATGTACGAGAAACACGGAGAAACAATCAAAGCACAGACCTTCCTTGACGCATTACAAAGTGATGCCGTATCCGTTACCTTCACGAATTGCACGATCGAAGGGGTTGTCGACCCGTTTTCTATCGAATTGAAACGAGACGAAAATGACCGGATACTCCTGAATAAGAAACTCTCCTGCATCGGATGTACGTTTAAAAGCATCGTCAACTTCCGGACAGTCGTCTTCCAACAAGAGGTGGATTTTCGGCGCACCCTTTTTGAGGCAGATATTGACTTCGATGAGGCGATTTTACACGGTCCTTGCGCATTCCGTGAAGCCATCTTCCAAAGGCGTGCCGATTTTCACAGCGCGATCTTTCACAGGAGTGCCAGTTTTTGGCGGGCGCGATTTTATAGCGTCGCCGATTTTCACAGAGTTCAATTCCGTGAAAACGCAGTTTTTCATGAGGCTAACTTCCTCACTGAAGTCAATTTTCGTCGCGTGCTGTTCCACGGCATCCTTGACTGCACAGGAACATGGTTCCCTGAAACAACAGCGTTCAACAACGCCACATTTATCGGGACTGCCAACTTTACCACCGCACAGTTTGTCTCTGTCGCTGCCTTTGGCGACGTTAAATACATCCAAGACACACTTTTCCACGCCGTGAAAGCCAAACTCAGCAGAAAACAGCACTGTCCCACTGAATTTTACTTAGATAGCCGACACATAGACGAGGTCTCAAGCCCTTTTTTCAAAAGGTACGTCGCGGATCAGCAGTTCATACGTGCGTTCAATCAGGAAAATTCGATATTGGCAAAGTTATGGCGATGGAGTTCCGACTATGGTCGGAGTTTGGTACTCTGGGCGTTCTGGTCTCTTTTCTTTGCGTTTCTATTCGCGCTTGCGTATATGCCGCTTCCGACGTGGCTGCCGCCTTGGATGCAAAATTGGACACCTCGTTTTCATCAATCGACGGGTGCCTACAGCGGTGAACCGTTAACGTTTTGGAACTGCTTCTATTTCAGCATTGTTACCTTCACGACACTCGGTTTTGGAGACATCGTTGCGGACAACCCTGCTGCACGTCTTTTCGTTACACTGGAAGTTATTTTCGGGTATATGATGTTAGGCGGATTAATCAGTATCTTCTCAAACAAACTGGCGAGTCGGAGTTAA
- a CDS encoding caspase family protein produces MKRKIFLFNVTLLVYLASLTVSEGQVTTDSLPNGVIERLSPGASVYTVTFSPDGKLLASGGDDNTVILWDVADWSEREAFIQHSKAVTSVAFSPDGKLLASASLDGYVRLWHVSAEGRRISLRHGSWVESVAFSPDGKTLVSGGEDQEGSVILWDVRQKRDIATFSGHGGLVESVSFSPDGQMLASSARDNTIKLWDIEGERIHETLSGHSSVVHAVAFSPNGETLASSSRDNTIKLWQVSSGENLATFEIQNNLYVYAESIAFSPDGQLLAAACVDYTVKLWDVVKHREVATLTGHHGGVTSVAFSPDGRTLASGSRDRTVLLWNLSHFGFKSHLQDSTPPEIVIYSPMERTVNSTVREVPVKVNVTDDSRIADVWINGREASVLEVGIFNGTVPLNHGKNEIRIIATDVHRNMGTHQFTIVREKTNPPIDPTPPEIVIHAPISNPAYVTTDQFTVEGSVIDDRGIAEVWVNDVKVVVSETGEFTATTLLDFGENEIHVTATDTRDNIDTDVLIVHREDTEGPEIQIISPEHSDQRGFQPTINSSNESVLVSGIVTDPSGVSEVKVNGIGVAVKEDKFETTVSLTPGNNLIRVAATDTWGNQSVKEITVHPPPPIRKNYALLFAVDTYDHWPKLRYPLVDAINIGRDLEDIYGFEVELIQNPTKTDILRVLHKYAQKEYTPEDQLLIFFAGHGDFNNNMGYLVSQDTKNPEDDSIREGYLSHSYFRDFIDRMACKHILLVLDTCYSGTFDERLAMRGEGEDAFRSLSQADVKRILTYTTRWYLTSGANERVPDYSLFIRAFLEALRSQGGRDNILTIKEILTYLEGLSTPTPCFDEFGRNEGGSDFLFIATE; encoded by the coding sequence ATGAAACGCAAGATTTTCCTTTTTAATGTGACGCTCCTAGTGTACCTGGCAAGTCTAACTGTTTCAGAGGGACAGGTGACCACCGACAGTCTCCCCAATGGAGTGATCGAACGACTTAGCCCCGGTGCTTCGGTGTACACAGTCACATTTTCACCCGATGGGAAACTTCTCGCGAGTGGCGGTGATGATAACACTGTCATATTGTGGGATGTTGCTGACTGGAGCGAACGTGAGGCTTTCATACAACACAGCAAGGCGGTAACATCGGTTGCGTTCTCGCCCGATGGGAAACTTCTCGCCTCAGCAAGCCTTGATGGCTATGTGAGACTGTGGCACGTTTCTGCTGAAGGTAGACGCATCTCTCTTCGACACGGCAGTTGGGTGGAGTCAGTTGCATTCTCCCCCGATGGGAAAACACTTGTTAGCGGTGGTGAAGATCAAGAGGGTTCTGTTATATTATGGGATGTCCGTCAAAAACGCGATATCGCCACTTTCTCCGGACATGGTGGTCTTGTAGAATCCGTTTCATTTTCGCCAGACGGTCAAATGCTAGCCTCGTCGGCTCGTGATAATACCATTAAACTTTGGGACATCGAGGGTGAGCGCATACACGAAACTCTTTCTGGACACAGCAGTGTCGTTCACGCTGTTGCATTTTCACCCAATGGCGAGACGCTTGCGAGCAGCAGCCGTGATAACACCATAAAACTCTGGCAGGTCTCTTCTGGAGAAAACCTTGCTACCTTTGAAATTCAGAACAACCTCTATGTCTATGCCGAATCCATTGCGTTTTCACCTGATGGACAGTTACTTGCCGCCGCTTGTGTTGACTACACCGTTAAACTGTGGGATGTTGTCAAACACCGCGAAGTCGCTACACTCACGGGACATCACGGTGGCGTAACTTCTGTTGCGTTTTCGCCCGATGGGAGGACGCTTGCCAGCGGTAGCAGGGACCGCACCGTCTTACTCTGGAATCTCTCCCACTTCGGGTTTAAGTCACATCTTCAAGATAGCACGCCGCCTGAAATTGTTATCTATTCACCTATGGAACGTACCGTGAACTCGACTGTCAGAGAAGTTCCGGTTAAAGTCAACGTCACTGATGACAGCAGAATTGCCGATGTTTGGATCAATGGTAGAGAAGCATCTGTTTTAGAGGTGGGCATATTCAATGGAACGGTTCCACTGAATCACGGTAAAAACGAAATCCGTATTATTGCAACAGATGTACACCGTAATATGGGGACGCACCAATTCACCATCGTTCGTGAAAAAACTAATCCCCCCATTGACCCAACACCGCCTGAGATTGTTATTCATGCTCCGATATCGAACCCCGCCTACGTAACTACCGATCAATTCACTGTTGAAGGCAGTGTCATTGATGACAGAGGTATTGCCGAAGTTTGGGTCAATGATGTGAAAGTAGTAGTTTCGGAGACAGGCGAATTCACTGCAACGACCCTACTCGATTTTGGCGAAAACGAGATTCATGTCACCGCAACTGACACACGAGATAACATAGATACGGATGTCCTCATCGTTCACCGGGAAGATACCGAGGGGCCCGAGATTCAAATCATATCTCCGGAGCACAGCGACCAACGTGGGTTTCAACCCACAATCAATTCATCAAACGAGTCCGTCCTTGTTTCAGGTATAGTTACCGATCCGAGTGGGGTTTCTGAAGTCAAGGTGAACGGCATAGGAGTAGCGGTTAAGGAAGATAAGTTTGAAACAACAGTCTCATTGACTCCCGGTAACAACCTCATCCGAGTGGCAGCAACAGACACGTGGGGCAATCAGTCAGTTAAGGAAATAACTGTTCACCCACCACCACCAATTCGAAAAAATTACGCGTTGCTATTCGCTGTGGATACCTATGATCACTGGCCCAAACTCCGATATCCGCTTGTTGATGCGATAAACATCGGTCGAGATTTAGAAGACATCTACGGTTTTGAAGTTGAATTGATTCAAAATCCAACGAAGACAGATATTCTTCGTGTCCTACATAAATATGCCCAGAAGGAATACACACCGGAAGACCAATTGCTGATCTTTTTTGCTGGACATGGAGACTTTAATAATAATATGGGCTATCTCGTTTCTCAAGATACAAAAAATCCTGAAGATGATAGTATCAGAGAAGGTTACCTCTCTCACTCCTATTTCCGAGATTTCATTGACAGGATGGCATGTAAACACATTCTTCTGGTGTTGGACACCTGTTACAGCGGGACGTTTGATGAACGGCTCGCCATGCGTGGTGAAGGAGAAGACGCGTTTCGTTCTCTATCACAAGCAGACGTTAAACGGATATTGACATATACGACTCGCTGGTACTTGACCTCAGGGGCTAATGAACGAGTTCCCGACTATTCGTTGTTTATTCGTGCGTTTCTTGAAGCTTTACGAAGCCAAGGCGGTCGCGACAACATCCTCACCATAAAGGAAATTTTAACTTATCTTGAGGGGCTCAGTACCCCAACCCCATGTTTCGATGAATTTGGTCGGAATGAGGGAGGGAGTGATTTCCTATTCATCGCAACAGAATGA